A region from the Nesterenkonia lacusekhoensis genome encodes:
- the adh gene encoding aldehyde dehydrogenase, which produces MSVYAQPGTEGSIVSYRSRYDNYIGGQWVAPVKGQYFENPSPVNGKVFTEVARSTAEDIDAALDAAHAAAPAWGSTSVAERAVVLTRIADRIEENLEMLAVAETWENGKPVRETLAADLPLAVDHFRYFAGAIRAQEGGISEIDGDTVAYHFHEPLGVVGQIIPWNFPLLMAVWKLAPALVAGNAVVLKPAEQTPASIMVLAELIGDLLPDGVLNIVNGFGAEAGAPLASSPRIKKIAFTGETTTGRLIMQYASQNLIPVTLELGGKSPNIFFEDVAAADDAFYDKSLEGFAMFALNQGEVCTCPSRALIQNSIIDDFLDAAVERTLAMKQGNPLDTETQVGAQASNDQLEKILSYLDIGQKEGAQVLTGGQRMDPGEGLSEGYYVAPTIFRGDNSMRIFQEEIFGPVVSATGFDTYEDAISVANDTLYGLGAGVWSRSGNTAYRAGREIQAGRVWTNCYHQYPAHAAFGGYKQSGIGRENHRMMLDHYQQTKNLLVSYSEDKLGFF; this is translated from the coding sequence ATGAGCGTCTACGCACAGCCCGGCACTGAGGGCAGCATCGTCAGCTACCGGTCCCGCTATGACAACTACATCGGTGGACAATGGGTCGCCCCCGTGAAGGGGCAATACTTCGAGAATCCCTCACCGGTCAACGGCAAGGTCTTCACCGAAGTCGCACGCTCCACCGCAGAGGATATCGACGCCGCGCTCGACGCCGCCCATGCCGCGGCTCCGGCCTGGGGCAGCACCTCGGTCGCCGAACGTGCTGTCGTCCTGACCCGGATCGCGGACCGCATCGAGGAGAACCTCGAGATGCTGGCGGTCGCCGAGACCTGGGAGAACGGCAAACCTGTGCGCGAGACCCTCGCCGCGGATCTCCCGTTGGCAGTGGATCACTTCCGCTATTTCGCCGGAGCAATCCGGGCCCAGGAAGGCGGGATCAGCGAAATCGACGGTGATACCGTCGCCTACCACTTCCACGAGCCCCTCGGTGTGGTGGGACAGATCATCCCGTGGAACTTCCCACTCCTGATGGCTGTCTGGAAGCTGGCCCCCGCCCTGGTAGCGGGCAACGCCGTCGTCCTCAAACCGGCAGAGCAGACACCGGCCTCCATCATGGTGCTGGCGGAGCTGATCGGGGACCTGCTCCCCGATGGGGTGCTCAACATCGTCAACGGCTTCGGCGCAGAGGCTGGGGCCCCACTGGCATCCAGCCCACGCATCAAGAAGATCGCCTTCACCGGAGAGACGACCACCGGCCGGCTGATCATGCAGTACGCCTCGCAGAACCTCATACCGGTGACTCTGGAGCTGGGTGGGAAGAGCCCCAACATCTTCTTCGAGGATGTAGCCGCCGCTGACGACGCCTTCTACGACAAGTCGCTGGAAGGCTTCGCGATGTTCGCGCTGAACCAGGGTGAGGTCTGCACCTGTCCATCACGCGCGCTGATCCAGAACAGCATCATCGACGACTTCCTCGACGCCGCCGTCGAACGGACCCTAGCGATGAAGCAGGGCAATCCGCTGGACACCGAGACCCAGGTGGGAGCCCAGGCCAGCAACGACCAGCTGGAAAAGATCCTCTCCTATCTGGACATCGGACAGAAGGAAGGCGCCCAGGTCCTCACCGGTGGGCAGCGGATGGATCCGGGAGAAGGTCTCTCCGAGGGCTACTACGTGGCTCCAACGATCTTCCGCGGAGACAACAGCATGCGCATCTTCCAGGAGGAGATCTTCGGTCCGGTGGTCTCTGCGACCGGCTTCGACACCTATGAGGATGCCATCTCAGTGGCTAACGACACCCTCTACGGGCTCGGAGCGGGAGTCTGGTCCCGCAGCGGAAACACCGCCTATCGTGCTGGACGGGAGATCCAGGCCGGCCGCGTCTGGACCAACTGCTACCACCAGTATCCGGCCCACGCGGCCTTCGGAGGCTACAAGCAATCCGGCATCGGGCGGGAGAACCACCGGATGATGCTGGATCACTATCAGCAGACCAAGAACCTGCTGGTCAGCTATTCCGAGGACAAGCTGGGATTCTTCTAG
- a CDS encoding DUF779 domain-containing protein: MGAERVAITEEAAALLRTLREDHGQPLMFHQSGGCCDGSAPMCYTQGTFMTGPADVLLGELEPGTPEPVPVWISRAQFEYWSHTHITIDVTQGRGAGFSIEGPTGHRFIVRSRLFTDEEAAELSPVRTG, encoded by the coding sequence ATGGGTGCCGAACGAGTCGCCATCACGGAGGAGGCCGCTGCCCTGCTGCGCACCCTGCGCGAGGACCACGGGCAGCCGCTGATGTTCCATCAGTCTGGGGGCTGCTGCGACGGTTCGGCGCCCATGTGCTACACCCAGGGCACCTTCATGACCGGCCCGGCCGATGTGCTGCTCGGCGAGCTCGAGCCCGGCACGCCTGAGCCGGTGCCGGTATGGATCTCCCGAGCGCAGTTCGAATACTGGTCCCACACGCACATCACCATCGATGTGACACAGGGGCGCGGCGCCGGGTTCAGCATCGAAGGGCCCACCGGACACCGGTTCATCGTGCGCTCCAGACTGTTCACCGATGAGGAGGCCGCGGAGCTGAGCCCGGTACGCACCGGCTGA
- a CDS encoding MFS transporter, which translates to MPSSPSRQPIFPFRTVVLGALIPAFVFSAGLGAILPIIAPFAVEQGASLATAGLIAAMLPLGQILADLPAGALASKLGDRAALLLAGSLAGAAFLAAALSPSLITLGTAILVVGAANAVFQLARHSYLTVVTPVTQRARVLSTLGGVHRIGQFVGPFLGALVTLGGDTRGVFLVAVVTSAAATVTVLLAKPRQRSHPSAHAELDADAARSPAAKPTLLDILVEHRRKFLALGTVALLVGIIRGARQQVIPLWGEHIGLDPTTISLIFGLASGIDMLLFYPAGKVMDRCGRLWLGVPAMVLLGIAMALVPVTATASGLAIIGVLLGFANGLGSGIMMTISSDVSPEVGRPQFLGIWRLLTDIGMGAGPLILSGGAALGSLAVGVWVAAAMGPLSSAGMQRWLPRYSDHANRTTRRRAGLL; encoded by the coding sequence GTGCCCTCCTCACCGAGTCGTCAGCCGATCTTCCCGTTCAGGACTGTGGTCCTCGGGGCGCTGATCCCAGCCTTCGTGTTCAGCGCGGGCCTCGGTGCGATCCTGCCGATCATCGCGCCCTTCGCGGTGGAGCAGGGAGCCTCTCTGGCGACGGCAGGTCTGATCGCGGCCATGCTGCCGCTGGGCCAGATCCTGGCAGACCTTCCCGCCGGCGCCTTGGCCTCCAAACTCGGCGACCGCGCTGCACTGCTGCTGGCCGGCTCGCTGGCGGGCGCGGCCTTCCTGGCGGCGGCTCTCTCACCTTCGCTGATCACACTGGGAACGGCCATCCTCGTGGTGGGTGCCGCCAATGCCGTGTTCCAGCTGGCGCGGCACTCCTATCTGACCGTGGTCACCCCGGTGACCCAGCGGGCACGCGTGCTCTCCACGCTCGGCGGGGTGCACCGCATCGGCCAGTTCGTCGGCCCCTTCCTGGGTGCCCTGGTGACCCTGGGCGGGGACACCCGCGGCGTCTTCCTGGTCGCCGTGGTCACCTCTGCGGCGGCCACTGTCACCGTGCTGCTGGCCAAGCCACGGCAGAGGTCCCATCCCTCCGCCCACGCAGAGCTCGACGCCGACGCCGCCCGCTCCCCTGCCGCCAAGCCCACGCTGCTGGACATCCTGGTGGAGCACCGTCGGAAGTTCCTGGCCCTCGGGACGGTTGCGCTGCTGGTGGGCATCATCCGCGGTGCCCGGCAGCAGGTGATCCCCCTGTGGGGCGAGCACATCGGATTGGACCCCACCACCATCTCGCTGATCTTCGGCCTGGCCAGCGGCATCGACATGCTGCTCTTCTACCCCGCGGGCAAGGTCATGGACCGCTGCGGGCGGCTCTGGCTGGGGGTGCCGGCCATGGTGCTGCTGGGTATCGCAATGGCTCTGGTCCCCGTGACCGCCACGGCCTCCGGGCTGGCGATCATCGGTGTCCTGCTGGGCTTCGCCAACGGACTGGGCTCGGGGATCATGATGACCATCTCCTCAGATGTCTCCCCGGAGGTGGGCCGCCCGCAGTTCCTGGGCATCTGGCGCCTGCTCACCGATATCGGAATGGGCGCCGGTCCGCTGATCCTGTCCGGCGGTGCGGCCCTGGGCTCCCTGGCCGTGGGGGTCTGGGTGGCCGCGGCCATGGGCCCGCTGTCCTCCGCCGGGATGCAGCGCTGGCTGCCCCGGTACTCCGATCATGCCAACCGGACCACCCGACGTCGGGCCGGGCTGCTCTGA
- a CDS encoding DEAD/DEAH box helicase: MSSPDEEQRSPAERYAAARQRAAEAATELGAFRAQQSFDLDEFQLQACRHLESGQAVLVAAPTGAGKTIVGEFAVHLGIAQGSKTFYTTPIKALSNQKYQELVEEYGADRVGLLTGDTSINSEAQVVVMTTEVLRNMLYQNSTTLDDLGYVVMDEVHYLADRFRGAVWEEVIIHLPEHVQLVALSATVSNAEEFGAWLDTVRGETAVVVSEHRPVPLWQHMLFDHELHDLFITPEDGRTGRRSGGPHSDPKSLVNPELQRMTLQHSGPPSRRSGGHRSRGRGRRDMHRDHRSSAHRGGRDHSEVSKISGSPAGRPRLNRPKMIRALDRDGLLPCITFIFSRAGCEAAVEQCLHADLRLTTREETQEIASRVEAMGWELPAEDLAVLGFDSFREALINGVASHHAGMLPPFKELVEELFAEGLLKVVFATETLALGINMPARTVVLEKLDKFNGESHEDITPGEYTQLTGRAGRRGIDVEGHAVVVWQPGMDPRQVAGLASKRTYPLNSSFRPSYNMAVNLTAQFGRRRARTILESSFAQFQADRAVVGLARDVAKRESSLKGYEEAMACHLGDFGEYAAMRRQLNDLQKDQAKARNRQRRRELVRVLAALQPGDVIEVDGGKRRLGTCLVVHTAPEHDPRPGVITEQGKLRNVTVEDFPQPPEVIASIRLPRKPQVKVPKVRRDLAASMRSAVHDRVPPRKNAPTAGFGFVEDAGGEEQVEQLQSQLRRHPCHSCSDREDHARWAERWWKLKKETDQLKQKIDRRTGSIAKTFDRVSGVLYDLGHLQPADPEQMPTADPVGEEWARAEFVVTERGQRLRRIYGERDLFTELLQERGTLSALKPEELAAFSTLLVYQAKREDEGAMPVMPTKGLSDATRTALEVHADLEALEKQHHLEPTSAPELGLALPMYAWASGQSLRSALEDTPLAAGDFVRWAKQCIDVLDQLGKVPHTPAKLSAACHEAVDLIARGVVAYSSVSYQPTEEDLIDD, translated from the coding sequence ATGAGTTCTCCGGACGAGGAGCAGCGCTCTCCTGCAGAACGGTATGCGGCCGCCCGACAGCGGGCCGCCGAAGCTGCGACTGAGCTGGGCGCCTTCCGTGCCCAGCAGAGCTTCGACCTCGATGAGTTCCAGCTTCAGGCCTGCCGGCACCTGGAATCCGGTCAGGCAGTCCTGGTGGCCGCGCCCACCGGTGCGGGAAAGACGATCGTGGGGGAGTTCGCGGTCCATCTGGGCATCGCCCAGGGCAGCAAGACCTTCTACACGACCCCCATCAAGGCACTGTCCAACCAGAAGTACCAGGAGCTGGTCGAGGAGTACGGTGCCGACCGCGTGGGGCTGCTGACCGGGGACACCAGCATCAACTCCGAGGCGCAGGTGGTGGTGATGACCACCGAGGTGCTGCGCAATATGCTCTACCAGAACTCCACCACGCTGGACGACCTGGGCTATGTGGTCATGGACGAGGTCCATTACCTGGCCGATCGCTTCCGCGGCGCAGTCTGGGAAGAGGTCATCATCCACCTGCCCGAGCACGTGCAGCTGGTGGCGCTGTCGGCGACGGTGTCCAATGCCGAGGAGTTCGGCGCCTGGCTGGACACCGTGCGCGGCGAGACCGCTGTGGTGGTCTCCGAGCACCGCCCGGTCCCGCTGTGGCAGCACATGCTCTTCGACCACGAGCTGCACGACCTCTTCATCACCCCGGAGGACGGCAGGACAGGGCGGCGTTCAGGCGGTCCGCACAGTGACCCGAAGTCTCTGGTGAACCCGGAGCTGCAGCGGATGACTCTGCAGCACTCCGGCCCTCCCTCACGGCGTTCCGGCGGGCACCGATCGCGTGGTCGTGGGCGCCGCGACATGCACCGAGACCACCGCAGCAGCGCTCACCGTGGGGGCAGGGACCACAGTGAGGTCTCGAAGATCTCCGGATCCCCGGCAGGTCGCCCTCGGCTGAACCGGCCCAAGATGATCCGAGCGCTGGACCGCGACGGTCTGCTGCCGTGCATCACTTTCATCTTCTCCAGGGCCGGCTGCGAGGCTGCGGTGGAACAGTGTCTCCATGCCGACCTGCGGCTGACCACACGCGAGGAGACGCAGGAGATCGCCTCGCGCGTGGAAGCCATGGGGTGGGAGCTGCCCGCGGAGGACCTCGCAGTCCTGGGCTTCGACAGCTTCCGTGAGGCGCTGATCAACGGCGTGGCCTCTCACCACGCCGGGATGTTGCCGCCCTTCAAAGAACTCGTGGAGGAGCTCTTCGCCGAAGGGCTGCTGAAGGTGGTCTTCGCCACCGAGACCCTCGCACTGGGCATCAACATGCCCGCCCGCACCGTGGTGCTGGAGAAGCTGGACAAGTTCAACGGCGAATCTCACGAGGACATCACCCCGGGGGAGTACACCCAGCTCACCGGACGGGCCGGACGTCGCGGCATCGATGTCGAAGGCCACGCCGTCGTCGTCTGGCAGCCCGGGATGGACCCACGCCAGGTGGCCGGACTGGCCTCCAAGCGCACCTATCCGCTGAACTCCAGCTTCCGGCCCAGCTACAACATGGCGGTCAACCTCACGGCACAGTTCGGACGACGCCGGGCCCGCACCATTCTGGAGTCCTCCTTCGCGCAGTTCCAGGCGGACCGCGCGGTCGTCGGCCTGGCCCGCGATGTGGCCAAACGCGAGTCCTCGCTGAAGGGCTATGAAGAGGCGATGGCCTGTCATCTCGGGGACTTCGGCGAGTACGCCGCCATGCGGCGCCAGCTCAACGATCTGCAGAAGGACCAGGCCAAGGCACGGAACCGCCAGCGCCGCCGCGAGCTGGTCCGCGTCCTGGCGGCGCTGCAGCCCGGCGATGTGATCGAGGTCGACGGCGGCAAGCGCCGACTGGGCACCTGTCTGGTCGTGCACACTGCGCCCGAGCATGACCCGCGGCCCGGAGTCATCACCGAGCAGGGCAAGCTGCGCAACGTCACCGTGGAAGACTTTCCGCAGCCGCCAGAGGTCATCGCCAGCATCCGGCTGCCCCGCAAACCCCAGGTCAAGGTGCCCAAAGTCCGCCGTGACCTGGCCGCCTCCATGCGTTCGGCAGTCCATGACCGGGTCCCGCCCCGGAAGAACGCTCCGACTGCCGGATTCGGCTTCGTCGAGGACGCTGGCGGCGAGGAGCAGGTGGAGCAGCTGCAGTCACAGCTGCGTCGGCACCCGTGCCACAGCTGCAGCGATCGGGAGGACCACGCCCGCTGGGCCGAGCGCTGGTGGAAGCTGAAGAAGGAGACCGATCAGCTCAAGCAGAAGATCGATCGCCGCACCGGCTCCATCGCCAAGACCTTCGACCGAGTCTCCGGCGTGCTCTACGACCTCGGCCATCTGCAGCCGGCCGACCCCGAGCAGATGCCTACCGCCGACCCGGTCGGAGAGGAATGGGCGCGGGCCGAGTTCGTGGTCACAGAGCGTGGACAGCGCCTGCGCCGCATCTACGGCGAGCGTGACCTCTTCACCGAGCTGCTGCAGGAGCGCGGGACGCTCTCAGCGCTGAAGCCGGAGGAGCTCGCGGCCTTCTCCACACTGCTGGTCTATCAGGCCAAGCGTGAGGATGAGGGTGCGATGCCCGTCATGCCCACCAAGGGGCTCAGCGATGCCACACGCACGGCCTTGGAGGTCCACGCAGATCTGGAGGCTCTGGAGAAGCAGCATCATCTCGAGCCCACCTCCGCCCCTGAGCTGGGACTGGCGCTGCCCATGTACGCGTGGGCCTCCGGACAGAGCCTCCGCAGTGCCCTGGAGGATACGCCGCTGGCCGCCGGAGACTTCGTCCGGTGGGCCAAGCAGTGCATCGATGTGCTGGACCAGCTGGGCAAAGTCCCGCATACCCCAGCCAAACTCTCTGCCGCCTGCCATGAGGCGGTGGACCTGATCGCCAGGGGAGTGGTGGCCTACTCCTCTGTGAGTTACCAACCGACGGAGGAAGACCTCATTGACGACTGA
- a CDS encoding polyprenol monophosphomannose synthase translates to MKTLTIIPTYNEIEALPITVERLRAAVPDSDVLIVDDNSPDGTGDLAEEMHAADPQIHVLHRTQKNGLGGAYIAGFGWGLERDYDVFVELDADGSHQPEQLPALLAAVDEADLVIGSRWVPGGSVVNWPLHRKLISRAGSLYSRTMLGLKVRDITAGYRAFRRSTLEDIDLTSIESVGYGFQVDMTFRVARQRKTIAEVPITFVERTLGASKMSSDIVVEAMANVTRWGLRARGQTLAQKLGTR, encoded by the coding sequence GTGAAGACTCTGACGATCATCCCGACCTATAACGAGATCGAGGCACTGCCGATCACGGTGGAGCGGCTCCGCGCCGCTGTTCCTGACTCCGACGTTCTGATCGTCGACGACAACAGCCCTGACGGCACGGGGGACCTGGCCGAAGAGATGCATGCCGCTGACCCACAGATCCACGTGCTGCATCGCACCCAGAAGAACGGCCTGGGCGGTGCCTACATCGCTGGATTCGGCTGGGGCCTGGAGCGCGACTACGACGTCTTCGTGGAGCTCGACGCCGACGGCTCCCACCAGCCCGAACAGCTGCCCGCGCTGCTGGCTGCGGTGGATGAGGCTGACCTGGTCATCGGCTCGCGCTGGGTCCCCGGCGGCTCGGTGGTCAACTGGCCGTTGCACCGTAAGCTGATCTCCCGCGCCGGCAGTCTCTATTCGCGAACGATGTTGGGCCTGAAGGTCCGCGACATCACGGCGGGCTATCGAGCCTTCCGCCGAAGCACGCTGGAGGACATCGACCTGACCAGCATCGAGTCGGTGGGATACGGGTTCCAAGTCGATATGACCTTCCGCGTGGCACGTCAGCGCAAGACCATCGCCGAAGTGCCCATCACGTTCGTGGAACGGACCCTCGGCGCCTCCAAGATGAGCTCGGACATCGTGGTCGAGGCCATGGCCAATGTGACGAGATGGGGTCTGCGGGCGCGCGGACAGACTCTGGCCCAGAAGCTGGGCACGCGGTGA
- a CDS encoding RNA polymerase-binding protein RbpA: MSDRSLRGMRLGAQSMETEHGVEPAPRQDVEYVCEDGEKIVVTFSADAEIPPTWTSPTGKEGVLVDGSKPDETPDKPVRTHWDMLLERRSEEELEQILQDRLKILRERRGEKVDA, translated from the coding sequence ATGAGCGATCGCAGTCTGCGCGGTATGCGCCTGGGTGCGCAGTCGATGGAGACCGAGCACGGTGTGGAGCCAGCTCCGCGTCAGGACGTGGAGTATGTCTGCGAGGACGGCGAGAAGATCGTCGTCACCTTCTCCGCCGATGCCGAGATCCCTCCCACCTGGACCTCTCCCACAGGCAAGGAGGGCGTCCTGGTGGACGGCTCCAAGCCCGATGAGACTCCGGACAAGCCGGTCCGCACCCACTGGGACATGCTGCTGGAGCGTCGCTCCGAGGAGGAGCTCGAGCAGATCCTGCAGGATCGTCTGAAGATTCTGCGTGAACGGCGCGGCGAGAAGGTCGACGCCTGA
- a CDS encoding SPFH domain-containing protein, whose translation MNVALIVVLLALIAFVVAILVNSVKIVPQARSGIIERLGKYQRTQGPGLTLLVPFIDRLLPLLDMREQVVSFPPQPVITEDNLVVSIDTVVYFQITDPKAATYEIQNYIVAVEQLTTTTLRNVVGGMNLEEALTSRDKINSMLRGELDKVTGRWGIRVARVELKAIDPPHSIQDSMEQQMRAERDRRAAILTAEGTKQSAILTAEGERQAAILAAEGEAQARILAANAEAQAIETVFNAVHDSEPGPELLSYQYLQTLPEIAKSDSNTMWVIPGEFGEALKSLSGAFSSESGAQQDGLSFEEREKERAARAERLKQRRQEKAEEASERKGKPAISDAIADLAESARTTSVTDDNPSYVSSEELEEAARKAESGRKGLQGDDSLAWEQQDQTQPPQQPDGPDQQGSEARGQQTQHGQWQNPPQQWNNP comes from the coding sequence ATGAACGTCGCACTCATCGTCGTGCTGCTGGCCCTGATCGCATTTGTGGTGGCGATCCTGGTCAACAGCGTCAAGATCGTGCCGCAGGCGCGCTCCGGCATCATCGAGCGGCTCGGCAAATACCAGCGCACCCAGGGGCCCGGCCTGACTCTGCTGGTGCCCTTCATCGACCGGCTGCTCCCCCTGCTGGACATGCGTGAGCAGGTCGTCTCCTTCCCGCCCCAGCCGGTGATCACCGAGGACAACCTGGTGGTCTCGATCGACACTGTGGTCTATTTCCAGATCACCGACCCCAAGGCCGCCACCTACGAGATCCAGAACTACATCGTGGCCGTGGAGCAGCTGACCACCACCACGCTGCGCAATGTGGTCGGCGGCATGAATCTCGAAGAGGCCCTGACCTCTCGCGACAAGATCAACTCCATGCTGCGCGGCGAGCTCGACAAGGTCACCGGCCGCTGGGGCATCCGCGTGGCACGTGTGGAGCTCAAGGCCATCGACCCGCCGCACAGCATCCAGGACTCCATGGAGCAGCAGATGCGCGCCGAGCGAGACCGTCGCGCGGCGATCCTCACGGCAGAAGGCACCAAGCAGTCTGCGATCCTCACCGCGGAGGGTGAGCGTCAGGCCGCCATCCTGGCCGCAGAGGGTGAAGCGCAGGCTCGTATCCTGGCGGCCAACGCCGAGGCCCAAGCGATCGAGACTGTGTTCAACGCAGTGCATGACTCGGAGCCCGGACCGGAGCTGCTCTCCTACCAGTACCTGCAGACCCTTCCGGAGATCGCGAAGTCCGACTCCAACACCATGTGGGTGATCCCTGGTGAGTTCGGCGAAGCGCTGAAGAGCCTCTCAGGCGCCTTCAGCAGTGAGTCGGGCGCTCAGCAGGACGGGTTGAGCTTCGAAGAGCGTGAGAAGGAACGGGCCGCCCGCGCCGAACGGCTGAAGCAGCGTCGCCAGGAGAAGGCCGAGGAAGCCAGTGAGCGCAAGGGGAAGCCGGCCATCTCCGATGCGATCGCAGACCTGGCAGAGTCGGCTCGCACCACGTCGGTGACAGATGACAACCCCAGCTATGTCAGCTCAGAGGAGCTCGAAGAGGCCGCTCGCAAGGCTGAGTCCGGCCGAAAAGGTCTCCAGGGCGATGACTCGCTGGCCTGGGAGCAGCAGGACCAGACCCAGCCGCCCCAGCAGCCCGACGGTCCGGATCAGCAGGGCTCCGAAGCTCGCGGACAGCAGACTCAGCACGGCCAGTGGCAGAATCCCCCGCAGCAGTGGAATAATCCCTGA
- a CDS encoding NfeD family protein yields the protein MIEWFSENLWAAWLALAFVLLLFEIFMLDLLFLMLAAGAGAATTVALADGPPWLQVVAGSATALLMLGAVRPVALKHLKKGPEAQLTNVDRMAGLEAIALEPITEASGLAEVDGDTWTARAAGDFRIEPGSTALVDSVEGATVYLKPTLGIEWNEEGTVTP from the coding sequence ATGATCGAATGGTTCAGCGAGAATCTCTGGGCCGCCTGGCTGGCGCTGGCCTTCGTGCTGCTGCTCTTCGAGATCTTCATGCTCGATCTGCTCTTCCTCATGTTGGCCGCAGGTGCTGGTGCGGCCACCACAGTGGCTCTGGCCGACGGACCGCCATGGTTGCAGGTCGTCGCAGGATCCGCGACTGCCCTGCTCATGCTCGGTGCCGTGCGTCCGGTGGCGCTGAAGCACCTGAAGAAGGGGCCAGAGGCCCAGCTGACCAATGTGGATCGCATGGCAGGCCTGGAAGCCATCGCCCTGGAACCCATCACGGAGGCCTCCGGCCTGGCCGAGGTCGACGGCGACACCTGGACCGCCCGTGCCGCCGGCGACTTCCGCATCGAGCCCGGCAGCACTGCCCTCGTGGACTCCGTCGAAGGTGCCACGGTCTATCTCAAGCCGACCCTCGGCATCGAATGGAATGAAGAAGGAACGGTGACTCCATGA
- a CDS encoding methyltransferase domain-containing protein codes for MARERVQQAGLFDLVALKLNAMLDEHAPEATMILDAGTGTGHYLHEILDAHPQLRGIGLDLSSAGLKRAAKHERGMALAWDLWKPLPLDENSVDVVLDIFAPRNPAEYARVLRSSGAVVVVTPRNGHLAELAEAGLLTQQEDKHESLLAQMRPTFGDPLAHGWVTSTLPVEDEEAADLVMMGPAGHHRDRADVLVAVEGQEIWSVTVDVDITVWAAR; via the coding sequence ATGGCGCGTGAGCGTGTCCAGCAGGCAGGTCTGTTCGACCTGGTCGCACTGAAGCTCAACGCGATGCTGGACGAGCACGCACCCGAGGCGACGATGATCCTCGACGCCGGCACCGGCACGGGCCACTATCTGCACGAGATCCTGGATGCACACCCACAGCTGCGGGGCATCGGTCTGGATCTCTCCAGCGCAGGGCTCAAGCGAGCCGCCAAACACGAACGCGGCATGGCCCTGGCATGGGATCTGTGGAAGCCCCTCCCCCTGGACGAGAACAGCGTCGACGTCGTGCTCGACATCTTTGCTCCGCGCAACCCCGCGGAATATGCGCGTGTGCTGCGCAGCTCCGGTGCGGTCGTCGTCGTGACACCGCGGAACGGGCACCTGGCTGAGCTCGCTGAGGCGGGCCTGCTCACTCAGCAGGAGGATAAGCACGAGAGCCTGCTGGCTCAGATGCGGCCGACCTTCGGTGACCCTCTCGCCCACGGCTGGGTCACCAGCACGCTTCCTGTGGAGGACGAGGAGGCCGCCGACCTGGTCATGATGGGCCCGGCGGGCCATCATCGTGACCGCGCGGACGTCCTGGTGGCCGTCGAGGGCCAGGAGATCTGGTCAGTGACCGTCGACGTCGACATCACTGTCTGGGCCGCACGCTGA
- a CDS encoding DUF3054 domain-containing protein: MSSQSSQRHPALTHRTDAPLHSALCLLCDGLLVLVFALLGNRSHDSGLGLSEIISTAWPFLLGLALSWLLAFSWVSPNRIWPTGILVVLGTVIFGMTLRTLFTDGGTQLSFVLVATGVLAVFLLGRRVLSGMIRRRAHS, translated from the coding sequence ATGAGCTCTCAGTCGTCACAGCGCCATCCTGCCCTGACCCATCGCACCGACGCGCCGCTGCATTCAGCGCTCTGCCTGCTCTGTGACGGGCTCCTGGTGCTGGTGTTCGCTCTGCTGGGCAACCGCTCGCACGACTCCGGGCTCGGACTCTCCGAGATCATCAGCACAGCATGGCCCTTCCTGCTCGGTCTGGCGCTGAGCTGGCTCCTGGCCTTCTCCTGGGTCAGCCCGAACAGAATCTGGCCCACCGGCATCCTTGTGGTGCTCGGCACGGTGATCTTCGGCATGACCTTGCGCACTCTGTTCACCGACGGCGGCACACAGCTCTCGTTCGTCCTGGTGGCCACAGGCGTGCTGGCGGTGTTCCTGCTGGGCCGTCGCGTGCTGAGCGGCATGATCCGCCGTCGGGCACACAGCTGA